One Setaria viridis chromosome 3, Setaria_viridis_v4.0, whole genome shotgun sequence DNA window includes the following coding sequences:
- the LOC117847243 gene encoding uncharacterized protein yields MASRDAADSPRYAPRRPGAAAAAPKDGAGLLSPRFRSAAALAGWDEESVLLAALVVEDTPVRESRRKRRASTSSSAGGSAGSSTRKRRSRRQSPGKIPPVVLALDDDDKPDAASDGKSELKDTKEEVEKDVLVGEKEASGSGEKAAATGNLPCMDQLRDELSCAICLEICFEPSTTPCGHSFCMECLKHAATKCGKRCPKCRQLISNSRSCTINTVLWNTIQLLFPSEVEARRTSIESPSSCNEDMNHSPPRSNNFSQGGHGMRTRNSNGSFIAEGRTRSSYRTFITPASTPSSNTSGNFISTHGSTRSSNSSSRRTFVPASQLVNTRSAVRSDQSEDAALAYRLQQEEFMNAFEEPEQERQPRNTVSTARDNLRAMASRAIRLRARGWPI; encoded by the exons ATGGCTTCGAGAGATGCGGCGGACAGCCCTAGatacgcgccgcgccgccctggggcggcggccgccgcgcccaagGACGGCGCCGGCCTGCTCAGCCCGCGGTTCCGGTCGGCCGCCGCGCTGGCCGGGTGGGACGAGGAGTCCGTCCTCCTCGCGGCGCTCGTTGTCGAGGACACCCCCGTCCGCGAGTCCCGCCGCAAGAGGcgggcctccacctcctcctcagcCGGTGGCAGCGCCGGATCGAGCACCAG GAAGAGGAGGTCCCGTAGGCAGTCGCCCGGCAAGATTCCGCCGGTGGTTCTcgcgctcgacgacgacgacaagccGGACGCTGCGTCGG ATGGCAAGTCGGAATTGAAGGACACCAAGGAAGAGGTAGAGAAGGATGTCCTTGTGGGCGAGAAGGAGGCGTCCGGATCTGGTGAGAAGGCAGCGGCGACGGGCAATCTGCCATGTATGGATCAGCTCCGGGATGAGCTTTCTTGCGCG ATTTGCCTGGAAATCTGCTTCGAGCCTAGCACCACGCCTTGTGGGCACAG CTTCTGCATGGAATGCTTAAAACATGCTGCAACCAAGTGTGGAAAACGGTGCCCTAAGTGCAGGCAATTGATCAG CAATTCAAGATCGTGCACCATCAATACTGTACTCTGGAACACCATTCAGCTCTTGTTTCCCAGCGAAGTTGAGGCAAGAAGGACTTCGATCGAATCACCTTCATCATGCAATGAGGATATGAACCATAGCCCCCCAAGAAGTAATAATTTTTCACAAGGTGGCCATGGCATGAGAACAAGGAATAGCAATGGAAGCTTCATTGCAGAAGGCAGAACACGAAGCAGCTACAGGACCTTCATCACACCTGCTAGCACACCAAGCAGCAACACCAGTGGGAACTTCATCAGCACACATGGGAGCACAAGAAGCAgtaacagcagcagcaggagaacCTTCGTCCCAGCTTCGCAATTGGTCAACACAAGGAGTGCTGTAAGATCAGATCAATCAGAAGATGCCGCATTAGCTTACAGGCTGCAGCAGGAGGAATTCATGAATGCCTTTGAGGAGCCTGAGCAGGAGAGGCAACCACGGAACACAGTGTCCACAGCCCGAGACAATTTGAGAGCCATGGCCTCCCGGGCCATTCGCCTCCGCGCTCGAGGCTGGCCTATCTAG